In one window of Camelina sativa cultivar DH55 chromosome 15, Cs, whole genome shotgun sequence DNA:
- the LOC104746779 gene encoding auxin-responsive protein IAA7-like yields the protein MIGQLMNLKATELCLGLPGGAEAVESPAKSAVGSKRSFSETVDLMLNLQSNKEGSVDLNNVAASTKEKTLLKDPAKPPAKAQVVGWPPVRNYRKNIMTQQKASGTEEASSEKAGSGSGGAAGAGLVKVSMDGAPYLRKVDLKMYKSYQDLSDALAKMFSSFTMGNYGAQGMIDFMNESKLMNLLNSSEYVPSYEDKDGDWMLVGDVPWEMFVESCKRLRIMKGSEAIGLAPRAMEKYCKNRS from the exons ATGATCGGACAACTTATGAACCTCAAGGCGACGGAGCTCTGTCTCGGCCTCCCCGGTGGCGCTGAAGCCGTTGAGAGTCCTGCAAAATCGGCGGTGGGAAGCAAGAGAAGCTTCTCCGAGACCGTTGATCTCATGCTCAATCTTCAATCTAACAAAGAAGGCTCCGTTGATCTAAACAACGTCGCCGCATCTACCAAGGAGAAGACTCTCCTTAAAGACCCTGCCAAGCCCCCTGCTAA AGCACAAGTGGTGGGATGGCCACCTGTGAGGAACTACAGGAAGAACATAATGACGCAGCAGAAAGCCAGCGGCACGGAAGAGGCCAGCAGCGAGAAGGCCGGCAGCGGCAGTGGAGGAGCGGCTGGAGCCGGCTTGGTGAAGGTGTCCATGGACGGTGCTCCATATCTCAGGAAAGTTGACCTCAAGATGTACAAAAGCTACCAGGATCTCTCTGATGCCTTGGCCAAAATGTTCAGTTCCTTCACTATGG GAAACTATGGAGCACAAGGAATGATAGATTTCATGAACGAGAGCAAGCTTATGAATCTCCTCAATAGTTCTGAGTATGTTCCAAGCTACGAGGACAAAGATGGTGATTGGATGCTCGTCGGCGATGTCCCATGGGA AATGTTTGTCGAGTCTTGCAAACGTTTGCGCATTATGAAGGGATCTGAAGCAATTGGACTTG CTCCGAGAGCAATGGAGAAGTACTGCAAGAACAGATcttaa